A stretch of Anaeromyxobacter dehalogenans 2CP-1 DNA encodes these proteins:
- a CDS encoding DsbA family protein, protein MTVSRSILLAALAALGLAGLPACKTAAPAPGAPAAAAPAGAAPAATADPLAGVDLDDLTPEQRAIVRDWASRAFCYCGCPHTVTSCLRTHQPCKHAARMARLAARLVAAGAGPSALPGLVDDYYASFDRRMALATDGFGPPLGDPAAPVTLLEFSDFTCPFCRGLRPALERFVEEHPGRVKLVFKPFPIEAHPGALEAAQAGEWARDQGIFWPLHDALFEAAAPLDVDAIAAAAREAGGDAGDLRDALASRKYLDKIRASQAEARAAGLRGTPTLFLNGRYLALPDFSPAMLLHALEDEEEWQQHQGWEKD, encoded by the coding sequence ATGACCGTCTCCCGCTCGATCCTCCTCGCCGCGCTCGCGGCCCTCGGCCTCGCCGGCCTGCCCGCCTGCAAGACCGCCGCGCCCGCACCGGGCGCCCCCGCCGCCGCCGCCCCCGCCGGCGCCGCCCCCGCCGCCACCGCCGACCCGCTCGCCGGCGTGGACCTCGACGACCTCACCCCGGAGCAGCGCGCCATCGTGCGCGACTGGGCCTCGCGGGCGTTCTGCTACTGCGGCTGCCCGCACACGGTCACGAGCTGCCTGCGCACCCACCAGCCGTGCAAGCACGCGGCGCGCATGGCTCGCCTCGCGGCGCGCCTGGTCGCGGCCGGCGCCGGCCCCTCGGCCCTGCCGGGCCTGGTGGACGACTACTACGCCTCGTTCGACCGCCGCATGGCGCTCGCCACCGACGGCTTCGGCCCGCCGCTCGGCGACCCGGCGGCGCCCGTCACGCTGCTGGAGTTCTCCGACTTCACCTGCCCGTTCTGCCGGGGTCTCCGCCCGGCGCTGGAGCGCTTCGTGGAGGAGCACCCCGGCCGCGTGAAGCTCGTCTTCAAGCCGTTCCCCATCGAGGCGCACCCCGGCGCGCTGGAGGCGGCGCAGGCCGGCGAATGGGCGCGCGACCAGGGCATCTTCTGGCCGCTGCACGACGCGCTGTTCGAGGCGGCGGCGCCGCTCGACGTGGACGCGATCGCGGCGGCCGCGCGCGAGGCGGGCGGCGACGCGGGCGACCTCCGCGACGCGCTCGCCAGCCGGAAGTACCTGGACAAGATCCGCGCCTCGCAGGCGGAGGCGCGCGCCGCCGGGCTTCGCGGCACGCCCACGCTGTTCCTGAACGGCCGCTACCTGGCCCTGCCCGACTTCTCGCCCGCGATGCTGCTGCACGCGCTGGAGGACGAGGAGGAGTGGCAGCAGCACCAGGGCTGGGAGAAGGACTGA
- a CDS encoding DUF4388 domain-containing protein has product MAAAPGLGEGLTLLVDIDAHGRLVPQTDEVRRALADRAGRFVLLPSAPDLLLARRTPATGTAAARPRCLLAGDLDGFPLGDLMAFLHQSRLTGILTVSSGGVERSLAFQEGEVRGARSSAAGERLGEIAVRLGLVGEAQAREALRSGRPVGKALLDAGALSAADLWNCLHEQATVVFQAILLAGRGTFVLMDEELPERAAAALTVSTQALLMDGARRMDELALFRARIPGPRARVRRRRPRRAAALQPPERALLELVDGSRTVAELAMAAHLDEFEATKLLYHLAEAGHVAVEADAAAEPAPEAARLAELAEAMNTLLREVTAAVPEAGRPALRAAVRGFLADGAAAWAPVWAHVGHADDGALDPAALAANVGALAPAAAARLHPSGDRARVLFEALRELLFFHLFAAGDRLERAAERALGASLRRGLARVEALLPSA; this is encoded by the coding sequence GTGGCAGCAGCACCAGGGCTGGGAGAAGGACTGACCCTCCTCGTCGACATCGACGCCCACGGGCGGCTGGTCCCCCAGACCGACGAGGTCCGGCGCGCGCTCGCCGACCGCGCCGGGCGCTTCGTGCTCCTGCCCTCCGCGCCCGACCTGCTGCTGGCGCGCCGCACCCCGGCCACGGGGACCGCGGCCGCCCGCCCGCGCTGCCTGCTGGCCGGCGACCTGGACGGCTTCCCGCTGGGCGACCTGATGGCGTTCCTGCACCAGTCGCGGCTCACCGGGATCCTCACCGTGTCGTCCGGCGGGGTGGAGCGCTCGTTGGCGTTCCAGGAGGGCGAGGTGCGCGGCGCCCGCTCCAGCGCGGCCGGCGAGCGGCTGGGCGAGATCGCCGTGCGGCTCGGGCTGGTGGGGGAGGCGCAGGCGCGCGAGGCGCTGCGCTCGGGGCGGCCGGTGGGCAAGGCGCTGCTCGACGCGGGCGCGCTCTCCGCGGCCGACCTGTGGAACTGCCTCCACGAGCAGGCCACGGTGGTGTTCCAGGCCATCCTGCTCGCCGGCCGCGGCACGTTCGTGCTCATGGACGAGGAGCTGCCGGAGCGCGCCGCCGCCGCGCTCACGGTGAGCACGCAGGCGCTGCTCATGGACGGCGCCCGGCGCATGGACGAGCTGGCGCTCTTCCGCGCCCGCATCCCCGGGCCCCGGGCGCGCGTGCGCCGGCGCCGCCCGCGCCGCGCGGCCGCGCTCCAGCCGCCGGAGCGCGCCCTGCTCGAGCTGGTGGACGGGAGCCGCACCGTGGCCGAGCTGGCCATGGCCGCGCACCTGGACGAGTTCGAGGCGACGAAGCTCCTCTACCACCTCGCCGAGGCGGGCCACGTCGCGGTGGAGGCCGACGCGGCCGCGGAGCCGGCCCCGGAGGCGGCGCGCCTGGCGGAGCTCGCGGAGGCCATGAACACGCTCCTGCGCGAGGTGACCGCCGCCGTGCCGGAGGCGGGCCGGCCGGCGCTGCGCGCCGCGGTGCGCGGGTTCCTCGCGGACGGCGCGGCGGCGTGGGCGCCGGTCTGGGCGCACGTGGGCCACGCCGATGACGGCGCGCTCGACCCGGCCGCGCTGGCCGCGAACGTGGGCGCGCTGGCCCCGGCCGCCGCCGCCCGGCTCCACCCGTCCGGCGATCGCGCGCGGGTGCTGTTCGAGGCGCTCCGCGAGCTGCTCTTCTTCCACCTCTTCGCCGCCGGCGACCGCCTGGAGCGCGCGGCGGAGCGCGCCCTGGGGGCGTCGCTCCGGCGCGGCCTCGCGCGCGTCGAGGCGCTCCTCCCCTCCGCATGA
- the truD gene encoding tRNA pseudouridine(13) synthase TruD gives MTDLPFVTADLPGSGGALRRAPEDFRVDEVPAYLPSGAGPHLYLRVEKRGRTSRDAVRELARALGVPERDAGCAGLKDKDAVTTQWLSFPVARDPDPAALAAPGLRVLEASRHQNKLRTGHVRANRFTLAVRGGDLGRARECAGALAARGLPNFFGPQRFGAAGRNAAVGRALVTGERTPEAGRAARDRFLRRLSLSAYQSLLFNRWLAERMADGLFAAALAGDAMKKLDTGGLFTCEDPAADGPRVERFEISPAGPMFGHALRLAAGEAGAREARLLEAEGIALADFARGGGEAEGTRRAARLRVEVALEPLEDGYRAAFELPRGAYATVVMRELTKGEAELPEDAD, from the coding sequence ATGACCGACCTCCCCTTCGTCACCGCCGACCTGCCCGGCTCCGGAGGCGCGCTGCGCCGCGCCCCCGAGGACTTCCGGGTGGACGAGGTGCCCGCCTACCTGCCGTCCGGCGCGGGCCCGCACCTGTACCTCCGCGTGGAGAAGCGCGGGCGCACCTCCCGCGACGCGGTGCGCGAGCTGGCGCGGGCGCTGGGCGTGCCCGAGCGCGACGCCGGCTGCGCCGGGCTGAAGGACAAGGACGCGGTCACCACGCAGTGGCTCTCGTTCCCGGTGGCGCGCGATCCCGACCCGGCCGCGCTCGCCGCGCCGGGCCTGCGCGTGCTGGAGGCCTCGCGCCACCAGAACAAGCTCCGCACCGGCCACGTGCGCGCGAACCGCTTCACGCTGGCGGTGCGCGGCGGCGATCTGGGGCGGGCCCGGGAGTGCGCCGGCGCGCTCGCGGCGCGGGGGCTCCCCAACTTCTTCGGGCCGCAGCGCTTCGGCGCCGCCGGGCGCAACGCGGCGGTGGGGCGCGCGCTCGTCACCGGCGAGCGGACCCCGGAGGCCGGCCGCGCCGCGCGGGATCGCTTCCTGCGCCGGCTCTCGCTCTCCGCCTACCAGTCGCTCCTGTTCAATCGCTGGCTGGCGGAGCGGATGGCGGACGGGCTGTTCGCGGCGGCGCTGGCCGGCGACGCGATGAAGAAGCTCGACACCGGCGGGCTGTTCACCTGCGAGGACCCCGCCGCGGACGGGCCGCGGGTGGAGCGGTTCGAGATCTCGCCGGCCGGCCCGATGTTCGGGCACGCGCTGCGCCTGGCGGCCGGCGAGGCCGGGGCCCGCGAGGCGCGGCTGCTCGAGGCCGAGGGGATCGCGCTCGCCGACTTCGCGCGCGGCGGCGGCGAGGCCGAGGGCACCCGCCGCGCGGCGCGGCTGCGGGTGGAGGTCGCGCTCGAGCCGCTGGAGGACGGGTACCGGGCGGCGTTCGAGCTGCCCCGCGGCGCGTACGCCACCGTGGTCATGCGCGAGCTGACCAAGGGCGAGGCGGAGCTGCCCGAGGACGCAGACTGA
- a CDS encoding GAF domain-containing protein codes for MAQFEIFVPATPPAQAADVVVLLEADSWLGALRAGVARIGGRHPANVLCDVRPGGVIHVTDPETGRAFRIQELPEAAVRPARTPPPGSPPAPARPRRPARDEITEKLPLPGAARRGEPPPPRRPPAPIGREPAPRSSSTDALLAGLTRRAAALPGVAAEAGGGLGALLDLALELTGCEAGSVFLLRPGERELSFAVARGPAAGAILRRGVRVPVGAGVVGFCVQENVALAVSDVRQDPRFDDAVARAAGYEARSLLCTPIARGGRVLGAMEVMNKRGGELFDQQDVAVLALLADHAAARLGA; via the coding sequence ATGGCGCAGTTCGAGATCTTCGTGCCGGCCACCCCGCCCGCGCAGGCGGCGGACGTGGTGGTGCTCCTCGAGGCGGACAGCTGGCTCGGGGCGCTCCGGGCCGGCGTGGCGCGCATCGGCGGCCGCCACCCGGCGAACGTCCTCTGCGACGTGCGTCCGGGCGGCGTCATCCACGTCACCGACCCGGAGACCGGCCGCGCCTTCCGGATCCAGGAGCTGCCCGAGGCGGCGGTCCGCCCGGCGCGCACGCCGCCGCCGGGGTCCCCGCCCGCGCCTGCGCGGCCGCGGCGGCCGGCCCGCGACGAGATCACCGAGAAGCTGCCGCTCCCCGGCGCGGCGCGGCGCGGGGAGCCGCCGCCGCCCCGCCGGCCGCCTGCGCCCATCGGCCGCGAGCCGGCGCCGCGCTCCTCCTCCACCGACGCCCTGCTCGCCGGGCTGACGCGGCGGGCGGCGGCGCTGCCCGGCGTCGCCGCCGAGGCCGGCGGCGGGCTGGGCGCGCTGCTCGACCTGGCGCTCGAGCTGACCGGCTGCGAGGCCGGGTCGGTGTTCCTGCTGCGGCCCGGCGAGCGCGAGCTCTCGTTCGCCGTCGCGCGCGGCCCCGCCGCCGGAGCGATCCTCCGGCGCGGCGTGCGGGTGCCGGTCGGCGCCGGCGTGGTGGGGTTCTGCGTGCAGGAGAACGTGGCGCTCGCGGTGTCCGACGTGCGCCAGGACCCGCGCTTCGACGACGCGGTGGCCCGCGCGGCCGGCTACGAGGCCCGCTCGCTCCTGTGCACGCCCATCGCCCGCGGCGGCCGGGTGCTGGGCGCGATGGAGGTGATGAACAAGCGGGGCGGCGAGCTGTTCGACCAGCAGGACGTGGCGGTGCTGGCGCTCCTCGCGGACCACGCGGCGGCGCGCCTGGGCGCCTGA
- a CDS encoding OmpA family protein produces MSLRLSPARALLPALLVTACAAGGQLRADVRAVRAELVEARGAGAERCAADELSDAEASLEEAERRLGRGEDAAARARVEAAGRSARRARELARTCAAPQVTIRKGEPAARVIIEKTDGDRDGVPDLDDRCPDAPGPSTLQGCPDADGDGIGDAEDACPAEAGPAETLGCPPAKDSDGDGVPDEIDRCPLDPEDADGFQEEDGCPDPDDDGDGIVDRVDACPHDQGPLENRGCPVMDADGDGVADPDDRCPEQAGVAADGCPRAYRLLEVGRDRIALREPVRFGARDDLLPSSAVLLDELAQALRDRPRLRVAVEVHTDGAGEAAASKRLSQARAEAVRAALAGRGIEAERVEAKGFGAEHPIASNKTARGRAQNRRTEIRILPGG; encoded by the coding sequence ATGTCCCTCCGCCTCTCCCCCGCTCGCGCGCTCCTGCCGGCGCTCCTGGTGACCGCGTGCGCCGCCGGCGGCCAGCTCCGGGCCGACGTGCGCGCGGTCCGGGCCGAGCTGGTGGAGGCCCGCGGCGCGGGGGCCGAGCGCTGCGCCGCGGACGAGCTGTCCGACGCGGAGGCGAGCCTGGAAGAGGCCGAGCGGCGGCTGGGGCGGGGCGAGGACGCGGCGGCCCGCGCCCGGGTGGAGGCCGCCGGGCGCAGCGCCCGGCGCGCGCGGGAGCTGGCCCGGACCTGCGCCGCCCCGCAGGTCACCATCCGCAAGGGCGAGCCCGCGGCGCGGGTGATCATCGAGAAGACCGACGGCGACCGTGACGGCGTCCCGGACCTGGACGACCGCTGCCCCGATGCGCCCGGCCCGTCCACGCTCCAGGGGTGCCCGGACGCGGACGGCGACGGCATCGGCGACGCCGAGGACGCGTGTCCGGCGGAGGCGGGGCCGGCCGAGACGCTCGGGTGCCCGCCGGCGAAGGACTCCGATGGCGACGGCGTCCCCGACGAGATCGACCGGTGCCCGCTCGATCCCGAGGACGCCGACGGGTTCCAGGAGGAGGACGGCTGCCCGGATCCGGACGACGACGGTGACGGCATCGTGGACCGCGTGGACGCCTGCCCGCACGACCAGGGGCCGCTCGAGAACCGCGGCTGCCCCGTGATGGACGCGGACGGCGACGGGGTGGCCGACCCGGACGATCGCTGCCCCGAGCAGGCCGGCGTCGCCGCCGACGGGTGCCCGCGGGCGTACCGGCTCCTCGAGGTGGGGCGGGACCGGATCGCGCTGCGCGAGCCGGTGCGCTTCGGCGCGCGCGACGACCTGCTGCCGTCGAGCGCGGTCCTGCTCGACGAGCTGGCGCAGGCGCTGCGCGACCGCCCGCGGCTGCGGGTCGCGGTCGAGGTCCACACCGACGGCGCCGGCGAGGCGGCCGCGAGCAAGCGGCTGAGCCAGGCGCGCGCCGAGGCGGTGCGGGCGGCGCTGGCCGGGCGCGGGATCGAGGCGGAGCGGGTGGAGGCGAAGGGGTTCGGGGCCGAGCACCCCATCGCCTCCAACAAGACGGCGCGCGGGCGCGCCCAGAACCGGCGCACCGAGATCAGGATCCTCCCCGGCGGGTGA
- a CDS encoding GlsB/YeaQ/YmgE family stress response membrane protein, whose translation MGIIAWIVFGFVIGLIARAVVPGKQSFGFVMTTLLGIAGSIIGGLVASAFAGSPGTSFQTAGFIGSLVGAIVLLVIAGMVMTPRRRTV comes from the coding sequence ATGGGGATCATCGCCTGGATCGTCTTCGGGTTCGTCATCGGGCTCATCGCGCGCGCGGTGGTGCCCGGAAAGCAGAGCTTCGGGTTCGTCATGACCACCCTGCTCGGCATCGCCGGCTCGATCATCGGCGGGCTGGTCGCGTCCGCGTTCGCGGGCTCGCCCGGCACCTCGTTCCAGACCGCCGGGTTCATCGGCAGCCTGGTGGGGGCGATCGTGCTGCTCGTGATCGCGGGGATGGTGATGACGCCGCGGCGGCGGACCGTCTAG
- a CDS encoding right-handed parallel beta-helix repeat-containing protein, with translation MRRLAVVAAALALAACQVDVEGAACQVPGATAQCPSGQACGNDLRCSRRAAACEGGACTPGQMTCSTAGDVVRCDGTGDAVCGGTWTRVADCGAGVLCGQRTPDADPECYCPDAAGGELWVDPVAGGPQGEPAPTGAREPAQCRFRALSDALVRAAEGGATAVVAAGAAPAVYPVAADLVIPPGVTLRGDDAPAAPAGRILALGDGVVAAGVTLGAGSTLAGVTVRDDAAPDAAVAVRTACAAGDPARVADVAVAASREGGALAAGLRLEGACPVTLERVTVSGAAGPGVAVAREVAVGAPVTAEDSVLQGNAQEGLRLARGDVTLLRVTLAANGGAGLVAAAGADGRLTMEGCTVRDNGATGVVLEANTARVWISGTRICRNAAAPRGAFTTKRAVGGLYLAGNPPAGTQAVGFSGNALHGNAGDQVLVSGSVTAWHLDGGADACGAGRNVFGEYAPSPARGLVADSAVVTARWNGWAGLVPAPGTDYEAVTGVSAASVDASTYCDPPAAAELICE, from the coding sequence ATGCGCCGCCTCGCCGTCGTGGCCGCCGCGCTCGCGCTCGCGGCCTGCCAGGTGGACGTGGAGGGCGCCGCGTGCCAGGTCCCCGGCGCCACCGCGCAGTGCCCCTCCGGCCAGGCCTGCGGCAACGACCTGCGCTGCAGCCGGCGCGCGGCCGCCTGCGAGGGCGGCGCGTGCACGCCGGGCCAGATGACGTGCTCCACCGCCGGCGACGTGGTGCGCTGCGACGGCACCGGCGACGCCGTGTGCGGCGGGACCTGGACGCGGGTGGCGGACTGCGGCGCGGGCGTCCTGTGCGGTCAGCGGACGCCGGACGCCGATCCGGAGTGCTACTGCCCGGACGCCGCCGGCGGCGAGCTCTGGGTGGACCCGGTGGCGGGCGGGCCGCAGGGCGAGCCGGCCCCGACCGGCGCGCGCGAGCCGGCGCAGTGCCGCTTCCGCGCGCTCTCCGACGCGCTGGTCCGGGCGGCCGAGGGCGGCGCGACCGCGGTGGTCGCGGCGGGCGCGGCCCCGGCGGTCTACCCGGTGGCCGCCGACCTGGTGATCCCGCCCGGCGTGACGCTGCGGGGCGACGACGCCCCGGCCGCGCCGGCCGGCCGGATCCTGGCGCTGGGCGACGGGGTCGTCGCGGCGGGCGTGACGCTCGGCGCCGGCTCGACGCTCGCCGGCGTCACCGTGCGCGACGACGCGGCGCCGGACGCGGCGGTCGCGGTCCGGACCGCGTGCGCCGCCGGCGATCCCGCCCGCGTGGCCGACGTCGCCGTGGCGGCGTCGCGCGAGGGCGGCGCGCTCGCGGCCGGGCTCCGCCTCGAGGGCGCCTGCCCGGTGACGCTGGAGCGCGTGACGGTCTCGGGCGCAGCGGGCCCGGGCGTGGCCGTGGCGCGCGAGGTCGCGGTGGGCGCCCCGGTCACCGCCGAGGACTCGGTGCTCCAGGGCAACGCGCAGGAGGGGCTGCGCCTCGCGCGCGGCGACGTCACGCTGCTCCGGGTGACCCTGGCCGCGAACGGCGGCGCCGGGCTGGTCGCCGCCGCGGGGGCGGACGGGCGCCTCACGATGGAGGGCTGCACCGTCCGCGACAACGGGGCCACCGGCGTGGTGCTCGAGGCGAACACCGCGCGCGTCTGGATCAGCGGGACGCGGATCTGCCGGAACGCGGCCGCCCCGCGCGGCGCGTTCACCACCAAGCGCGCGGTGGGCGGCCTGTACCTCGCCGGCAACCCGCCCGCGGGCACGCAGGCGGTGGGGTTCTCCGGGAACGCGCTCCACGGCAACGCCGGCGACCAGGTGCTGGTCTCGGGCAGCGTGACGGCGTGGCACCTCGATGGCGGCGCCGACGCCTGCGGGGCCGGGCGCAACGTGTTCGGCGAGTACGCGCCGTCGCCGGCCCGCGGCCTGGTGGCCGACTCCGCGGTGGTCACCGCGCGCTGGAACGGGTGGGCGGGCCTCGTGCCGGCGCCCGGGACCGACTACGAGGCGGTCACCGGCGTGAGCGCCGCGTCGGTGGACGCCTCCACGTACTGCGACCCGCCGGCCGCGGCCGAGCTGATCTGCGAGTAG
- a CDS encoding PEGA domain-containing protein, whose amino-acid sequence MTRPWRLLPLLALVTASAASIPAAARADDVTEASAHFRKGSALYQQRQWRAAIAEFDAAYRLKPHGAIHFNVARCREQLQEWPGALRSYTDYLREVPDARDRAAVRAAIGRIEARLAAAGVQALLVYTDPPGAEVRIDGRPRGTTPFHLTLPPGPYTIALALEGYAPVEQAVEVGASASRVVEVVLQPGSAPAPAPPAAPTVRASPPAPGAPVAGAAAPQPGRATALPGAAPARPDLSARAPAAPVPLTPAPQARPSRHRVYTWVAAGAAAAALAAGALYGQAAQRKRDALVDGAPHDDASALARDARSKARTANVLYGIAGAAGAAGVTLFFVEGTF is encoded by the coding sequence ATGACCCGACCCTGGCGCCTGCTCCCGCTCCTCGCCCTCGTCACCGCCTCGGCCGCCTCGATCCCCGCCGCCGCGCGCGCGGACGACGTGACGGAGGCGAGCGCGCACTTCCGCAAGGGCTCGGCGCTGTACCAGCAGCGGCAGTGGCGCGCCGCCATCGCCGAGTTCGACGCGGCGTACCGGCTGAAGCCGCACGGGGCCATCCACTTCAACGTGGCCCGCTGCCGCGAGCAGCTCCAGGAGTGGCCGGGCGCGCTGCGCAGCTACACCGATTACCTGCGGGAGGTGCCCGACGCGCGCGACCGGGCCGCGGTCCGCGCCGCCATCGGCCGCATCGAGGCGCGCCTCGCCGCGGCCGGCGTGCAGGCGCTGCTCGTGTACACCGATCCGCCCGGGGCCGAGGTCCGCATCGACGGCCGGCCGCGCGGCACCACGCCGTTCCACCTGACCCTGCCGCCCGGCCCGTACACGATCGCGCTCGCGCTCGAGGGCTACGCACCGGTGGAGCAGGCGGTGGAGGTCGGCGCGTCGGCGTCGCGGGTGGTGGAGGTGGTGCTCCAGCCCGGCTCCGCGCCCGCCCCGGCGCCGCCGGCCGCCCCGACCGTCCGCGCCTCGCCGCCCGCCCCGGGCGCGCCCGTCGCCGGCGCCGCTGCCCCGCAGCCGGGCCGCGCGACCGCGCTGCCGGGGGCCGCGCCCGCCCGCCCCGACCTGTCCGCCCGCGCGCCCGCCGCGCCGGTGCCGCTCACGCCCGCGCCGCAGGCCCGGCCGTCCCGGCACCGCGTGTACACCTGGGTCGCGGCCGGCGCCGCCGCCGCGGCGCTCGCCGCCGGCGCGCTCTACGGCCAGGCCGCGCAGCGCAAGCGCGATGCGCTGGTGGACGGCGCGCCGCACGACGACGCCTCCGCCCTGGCGCGCGACGCGCGCTCGAAGGCGCGGACCGCAAACGTGCTCTACGGCATCGCGGGGGCGGCCGGCGCCGCGGGCGTCACGCTGTTCTTCGTGGAGGGGACCTTCTGA
- a CDS encoding serine/threonine-protein kinase yields MLSQLGEGGMGAVYLCEHSVLGRRFAVKVLRGERASDAELRERFRNEALAASRIGQENVVDVLDFGEETDGTLYYVMEALEGRSLGAVLREDGPLPVGRALGLLDHVCRALAAAHARGVVHRDVKPENVFVVRGPDGVERAKVLDFGISHVEQLGRTDRITRAGAIVGTPEYMAPEQAVGGPVDHRSDVYALGVLAYEMLTGALPIVGESAIATLVAHQTQAPEPPSRRRAGIPPEVDALVLRALAKQPEGRFATMLDFAAEVTRIRLSTLAGDYARPSSAAATARYELPGVLPVPTHPSSAGRPGGVPTVRAGTPAPAADRRRRTARAAAVIGLAAAVGVAGWWWARARAPRPADPLAVTPGLRVDPPIVQDAPPVPPPDASAPPPSTAAAAAAAAPAAPAAPAAAPTVEDAPAEPARPVPAAARRPAAPRLRPAPADPYSDDGGLKPDPFR; encoded by the coding sequence GTGCTGAGCCAGCTCGGCGAGGGCGGCATGGGGGCGGTCTACCTGTGCGAGCACTCGGTGCTGGGCCGGCGCTTCGCGGTGAAGGTGCTGCGGGGGGAGCGCGCCTCCGACGCGGAGCTCCGCGAGCGCTTCCGCAACGAGGCGCTCGCCGCGAGCCGCATCGGCCAGGAGAACGTGGTGGACGTGCTCGACTTCGGCGAGGAGACCGACGGCACGCTCTACTACGTGATGGAGGCGCTGGAAGGGCGGAGCCTCGGTGCCGTGCTGCGCGAGGACGGGCCGCTCCCGGTGGGCCGGGCGCTCGGCCTGCTCGACCACGTGTGCCGGGCGCTCGCCGCGGCGCACGCGCGCGGCGTGGTCCACCGCGACGTGAAGCCGGAGAACGTGTTCGTGGTGCGGGGGCCGGACGGCGTGGAGCGCGCAAAGGTGCTCGACTTCGGCATCTCGCACGTGGAGCAGCTCGGCCGCACGGACCGCATCACCCGCGCCGGCGCCATCGTCGGCACGCCCGAGTACATGGCGCCCGAGCAGGCGGTGGGCGGGCCGGTGGACCACCGCTCGGACGTCTACGCGCTCGGCGTCCTCGCGTACGAGATGCTCACCGGCGCGCTCCCCATCGTCGGCGAGAGCGCCATCGCGACGCTGGTCGCGCACCAGACGCAGGCGCCCGAGCCGCCGTCGCGCCGCCGGGCCGGGATCCCGCCGGAGGTGGACGCGCTGGTGCTGCGCGCGCTCGCGAAGCAGCCGGAGGGGCGCTTCGCGACCATGCTCGACTTCGCCGCGGAGGTGACGCGCATCCGGCTGTCGACGCTGGCCGGCGACTACGCGCGGCCGTCCTCCGCCGCGGCCACCGCGCGCTACGAGCTGCCCGGGGTGCTCCCCGTGCCGACGCACCCGTCCAGCGCCGGGCGTCCGGGCGGCGTTCCCACCGTGCGCGCCGGGACGCCGGCCCCTGCCGCCGATCGCCGCCGCCGGACGGCGCGGGCGGCCGCGGTGATCGGGCTCGCCGCCGCTGTGGGTGTGGCGGGGTGGTGGTGGGCGCGCGCGCGGGCGCCGCGGCCCGCCGACCCGCTGGCGGTCACCCCCGGCCTCCGGGTAGATCCACCCATCGTGCAGGACGCTCCACCCGTGCCGCCGCCGGACGCCTCGGCGCCGCCGCCCTCGACCGCCGCCGCCGCGGCGGCCGCCGCCCCCGCCGCCCCCGCCGCCCCCGCCGCCGCGCCCACGGTCGAGGACGCGCCCGCGGAGCCTGCGCGCCCGGTGCCCGCCGCGGCCCGCCGCCCGGCCGCCCCGCGCCTGCGCCCCGCGCCCGCCGATCCCTACTCCGACGATGGCGGGCTCAAGCCCGACCCCTTCCGATGA
- a CDS encoding FHA domain-containing protein, with the protein MADLVILNGSRAGAVFALPEIPTVLGRSPEAHLQIEDPWISSMHAMFERRADGVWVIDLESRNGTFLGEDRIAEARIEPGMVLRFGRTEVRVADGERAAEPIEESPPERPRVESPTEPRPRAEARATLRGDAEPAITALRTGGADPNALAARPLTVLRLSIQATGRGRPADALAVRAALDAAARAASNEGAVTARLAASGVLAVFGMPAPGPKDPLHALRAARTARAAVRAFGVALDVRAAVDRGPLLTGTLPVHDGTELVALGEAADRVERVLALAGPGETLGGPGVAGTEGLGPGMVLRLGREEILVFRDDGR; encoded by the coding sequence TTGGCCGATCTCGTGATCCTGAATGGCTCCCGCGCCGGGGCCGTCTTCGCGCTGCCGGAGATCCCGACGGTGCTGGGCCGGTCGCCCGAGGCGCACCTGCAGATCGAGGATCCGTGGATCTCCAGCATGCACGCCATGTTCGAGCGGCGGGCGGACGGCGTCTGGGTGATCGACCTGGAGAGCCGCAACGGCACGTTCCTGGGTGAAGACCGGATCGCCGAGGCGCGCATCGAGCCGGGCATGGTGCTCCGGTTCGGGCGCACCGAGGTGCGGGTCGCCGACGGCGAGCGGGCCGCCGAGCCGATCGAGGAGTCCCCTCCGGAGCGGCCGCGCGTCGAGTCGCCCACCGAGCCGCGCCCGCGCGCCGAGGCCCGCGCCACGCTGCGCGGCGACGCGGAGCCCGCGATCACCGCGCTCCGCACCGGCGGCGCCGACCCGAACGCGCTCGCCGCGCGCCCGCTCACCGTGCTGCGCCTCTCCATCCAGGCGACCGGGCGCGGGCGCCCCGCCGACGCGCTCGCGGTCCGCGCCGCGCTCGACGCCGCCGCGCGCGCCGCCAGCAACGAGGGCGCCGTCACCGCCCGCCTGGCGGCCTCTGGCGTCCTGGCGGTGTTCGGGATGCCCGCGCCGGGACCGAAGGATCCGCTGCACGCGCTCCGCGCCGCCCGCACCGCCCGCGCCGCGGTGCGCGCGTTCGGGGTGGCGCTCGACGTGCGCGCCGCGGTGGACCGCGGACCGCTGCTCACCGGGACGCTGCCGGTGCACGACGGCACCGAGCTGGTGGCGCTGGGCGAGGCGGCCGACCGCGTCGAGCGGGTGCTGGCGCTGGCCGGGCCGGGCGAGACGCTCGGCGGGCCGGGCGTGGCGGGCACCGAGGGGCTCGGCCCGGGCATGGTGCTGCGCCTCGGCCGCGAGGAGATCCTCGTCTTCCGCGACGACGGCCGCTGA